Part of the Dethiosulfovibrio russensis genome, CATAGGCGGAGGAACGCCCCGAGGGCTATGCGGCAGCGCCATACTGGACGTGTTATCCGAGGTGGTCCGTCTCGAGATGGTGGGTAAGACGGGGAGACTGAAACCGGGGCCCATGATCGCAGAGGAAAACGGGAAAAGGGCGTTGGTCCTGAGAGAGAGGGATCCTAGGCTCACCGTGACCCAGGGCGACCTGAGACAGGTTCAGCTGGCTAGAGGGGCCATTCTCTCCGGGTTCATATCCCTTCTGGAGGCCAACGACCTGACCATGGCCGACATAGATCAGGTACTGGTGGCTGGACAGTTCGGACGTCATCTGAGCGTCGACAGCCTGACGGGGTCGGGGCTCATTCCGATGGAGCTAAAGGAACGAATAACCTATTGCGGCAACACCTCCGGAGCCGGAGCCGCCATGTGCCTGCTTTCCAGGAAAGCCAGAGACGACGCAGAGAGGCTTTCCGACATGGTGGACTACGTCGAGCTGTCCGTGCTGGAGAGTTACGACCGCCTCTTCTCCAGATGTCTCCAGTTCGAGGTGTCGAGATGAAGGGCTGCCCTGTGTCGAAGAACGGGGCCATGCCGGACGCCATAGGCGCTCGTTATTCCTTCCCCCAGGTACACCGCAACGGGGAGCTCATGGCCCAGGTGGCGGAGGAACTGATGCGGGAAGAAGGGGACGTCTACTGTTCCGTGCCTTTCTGTTCCACCGTGGAGGCCGAGGCCTTCGGGGCGCAGGTCAGGATGGGGGACCACAGGACCACCCCCCTCATACCCAAGTGTCCATGGGACGACCCCGACATGATCCCGAAGGAGATCCCGTCGCCTGACTCCGGCAGGATGGGTGAGGTCATGAAGGCGGTGTCCATTCTGAGGGGAAAGGGATTCCCCGTAATATTGAAGGTTTCCGGGCCCTTCTCCACCCTGATGGGGCTGCTGGATCCAAAGGCCCTGTTCCGAACCGCCAGAAAAGACCCCGGCAGAATAGAGACCGTTCTGGAGAGGATCTCGGCCTACTCTCTCGCCTGTGCAAAGGAGGCGGCGAGACGGGATGTCTCGATAATCTCCCTGGCGGAGCCCTCTGCCACCCCCGACCTTCTAGGCCCGAAACGGTTCGAAAAGCTGGTCTCCCCCGCTCTGACCAGGCTGTTGAGGGATATGGACCGATTGGACGGACCGTGGAGCGGGTTTCTGTGCGGACGGCTCTCGTCGTCCATGGAGGATATAGGGGCCATATCGGGACATACCGTGGAGATGGGATCGGGAAGATACGGAGATCACCTCGAGACCCTCAGAGCTCGGGGGATCCGGTGGTTCGGAGGGGGCTGCGTGGCACAGACTCCCGCCGACGCCTGTAGGATACGGACCATAGACGTGACGGACTAAAAAAATCTCCGGGGCGCACCTAACGGCATTTCTGCTTTATACTTTAAGGACGTTAGTTAAACAGGAGGTGCGTCCTTTGCATTTAGACAGCTTTCAGATATTGGCGCTTGCCCTGTCGGGACTTATAGCGGGGCTTTCCAAGTCGGCTCTGCCCGGGACGGCCATCCTCATGGTCCCGCTCATGGCATCGGCCTTCCCGGCCAAACTGTCGGTCGGGCTGTCTCTGCCCATTCTGATAGCGGCGGATATCGTCTCCGCCCCGAGCTACAGGTTCGAGGCCGCCAAGGAAAGGAGACTGATCCTCACCCTTCTGGCTGGGGCGGTCGTAGGAATCGGCCTGGGATGCCTTTTGATGGAGAGGATAGACGGGGAGCTGTTTCGATCCGTCATAGGCTGGGTGGTTCTGTCCATGCTGGGGCTGAGGATTCTGTCGTCACGACGGAAAAAGGAGGGATCCACCTCCGAGGGGATGAGACCCTCCCTAAGGTTTATTTTCGGGCTCGCCGCCGGAACGGCGACGGCCCTGGCCAACGTGGCGGGACCGATCATATCGCTCCACATGATAATGTCCGGTTTGCCTAAACGACGTTTCATCGCCGCAAGCGTCTGGTTCTTTCTGGTGGCCAACGTCTTGAAAGTCCCGTTCTACTGGTCCATCGGGATCGTAAACCCGAACACCCTTAAGGCTGATCTTATCGCCGCGCCTTTCGTCGCTCTAGGGGTCTGGTCGGGGCTGAAGTTGGTGGGAAGAATAAAGCAGAATCTCTTCATAACGGTCGTGACGGTACTGACTTTCGTCGCGGCGATACGTCTAATACTGAACTGAAGCGACTTCAGCGCATTTCGACTCTGTTTCTGCCGTTTTCCTTGGCGTCGTAGAGTGCCTCGTCCGCCCTGGCGACAAACTCGTTTACCGGCTCGCCGATCCTGTACTGGGTAACCCCGAAACTGGAGGTTACCCTTACATTCTCTTCAAATACGTTGCACTCCACGGCACGCCTCATCCTCTCAGCGTACTCCAGGGCGCCCTTGACGTCGGTCTCAGGCAGAACCACCAAAAACTCCTCTCCACCCCACCTTCCGACCGAATCGCCTGCACGGGTGCAGTCCTTCATCAGAGCCGCGATAGAGCTCAACACAGTATCCCCCACCTCATGTCCGAAGTTGTCGTTGACGCTTTTAAAGTGGTCTATATCCACCATCACGACGGAAAGGGAGGCCCCATAACGGCTGGACCTCTCCGTCTCTGAAAGAAGAATCTGGTCCATCTTCCGGCGGTTCCAGAGCCCCGTAAGGGAGTCCCTGTTGGCCAGATATTCCAATCTGTCGCTGTAGGACTGGATGTTTTCCATCTTATCCTTCAGCACCAGTATCATGTCCTTCAGCGCCTCACATATGTAGGAGATCTCATAGTACGCCCCCGAGGATATCTCGGACACCACGTCCAGCAACCCATCCAGGTCGGTCTTTCTCTCCGAATAATCCACCAAGGCCTCTACCATCCTGGTATAGGGCTCGAATCTCTTTTTCAGAAAGTACAGCAGGAAAAAGACGGATCCTCCGGTCACTGCCAGAAAGGCGAGTATCAGGCTGTTCTGAAGCCTAAGCAGTTCCCTGTATTCGGGACTGGGCAAAAAGTCGAGGGAGAAGAAACCCCCTCCGACCTCTATAATACGATGGGCCTCCCGGGAAGAGCTATCTTCCCGGGATAGATCGGCACCCATATCTTCGGAGAAGGTCAGTTTCATGTTGTCCTGCGGGAGCAGCGCTTCCAGAAATGAGGAGGTTATGGTTTTGGACACGATCAGATAGCCTACCGGGACGTCGTCGTACTTGAGCACGGGACGACAGGCGACGAAGCTATCCCTTCCGTCCACCGGAGCTATTCCTAAGAAGAATCCCTTCTTCCCTGCCTCCTCGAAGTAGATATCAGAGTAAAGCGAATCG contains:
- a CDS encoding uroporphyrinogen decarboxylase family protein yields the protein MKGCPVSKNGAMPDAIGARYSFPQVHRNGELMAQVAEELMREEGDVYCSVPFCSTVEAEAFGAQVRMGDHRTTPLIPKCPWDDPDMIPKEIPSPDSGRMGEVMKAVSILRGKGFPVILKVSGPFSTLMGLLDPKALFRTARKDPGRIETVLERISAYSLACAKEAARRDVSIISLAEPSATPDLLGPKRFEKLVSPALTRLLRDMDRLDGPWSGFLCGRLSSSMEDIGAISGHTVEMGSGRYGDHLETLRARGIRWFGGGCVAQTPADACRIRTIDVTD
- a CDS encoding sulfite exporter TauE/SafE family protein; this translates as MHLDSFQILALALSGLIAGLSKSALPGTAILMVPLMASAFPAKLSVGLSLPILIAADIVSAPSYRFEAAKERRLILTLLAGAVVGIGLGCLLMERIDGELFRSVIGWVVLSMLGLRILSSRRKKEGSTSEGMRPSLRFIFGLAAGTATALANVAGPIISLHMIMSGLPKRRFIAASVWFFLVANVLKVPFYWSIGIVNPNTLKADLIAAPFVALGVWSGLKLVGRIKQNLFITVVTVLTFVAAIRLILN
- a CDS encoding sensor domain-containing diguanylate cyclase, which produces MTSRRRSSLRNGILTIVMASFAVLSLIYGVLLELVIDDYRESRIADHDRYTAIVRRNLTYELDHLMELSTNLSRPKDIVESIEESDSEVLSDWGKAFTKTVSSVVFTDLDGVVIARAPDEFRFADSLYSDIYFEEAGKKGFFLGIAPVDGRDSFVACRPVLKYDDVPVGYLIVSKTITSSFLEALLPQDNMKLTFSEDMGADLSREDSSSREAHRIIEVGGGFFSLDFLPSPEYRELLRLQNSLILAFLAVTGGSVFFLLYFLKKRFEPYTRMVEALVDYSERKTDLDGLLDVVSEISSGAYYEISYICEALKDMILVLKDKMENIQSYSDRLEYLANRDSLTGLWNRRKMDQILLSETERSSRYGASLSVVMVDIDHFKSVNDNFGHEVGDTVLSSIAALMKDCTRAGDSVGRWGGEEFLVVLPETDVKGALEYAERMRRAVECNVFEENVRVTSSFGVTQYRIGEPVNEFVARADEALYDAKENGRNRVEMR